In one window of Gossypium arboreum isolate Shixiya-1 chromosome 4, ASM2569848v2, whole genome shotgun sequence DNA:
- the LOC108458662 gene encoding uncharacterized protein LOC108458662 has product MASKLIASHREGAEIYHGTTLCKQKTQELLDHFHLPKGLMPLSHINEFGYNNITGFIWLKQEKTVKYLFKELGLTSYGAEITAFIGDRQLKKLTGVKSKEMMIWVTLSDISVDDTKVPSKICFANSMGLSKSYPVIAVEDEPKEMK; this is encoded by the coding sequence ATGGCATCGAAGTTAATAGCAAGTCACCGAGAAGGGGCTGAGATCTACCATGGAACTACTCTTTGCAAGCAAAAAACGCAAGAGCTCCTCGACCACTTCCACCTCCCTAAAGGGTTGATGCCTTTGAGCCACATCAATGAGTTCGGCTACAATAACATCACAGGGTTCATTTGGTTGAAACAGGAGAAGACTGTCAAGTATTTGTTCAAGGAGCTTGGACTCACATCTTATGGTGCTGAAATTACAGCGTTTATCGGAGATCGTCAGTTGAAGAAGTTGACTGGTGTTAAAAGCAAAGAGATGATGATTTGGGTTACTCTCTCTGATATTTCTGTGGATGATACTAAAGTTCCTAGCAAAATCTGTTTTGCTAATTCGATGGGACTGTCAAAGAGCTATCCAGTGATAGCAGTTGAAGATGAGCCAAAAGAGATGAAATGA